From the Candidatus Zixiibacteriota bacterium genome, the window CTGTTCTTTGAAGTCAGACAGGGATGTCAGCCCAGCATTGGGGAGGGTCGTCCTCACGGGGGTGAGGGCGCTACGGTTGCTTACCCACGTTGAGGGCAATGTGGGCCTACCGGGCAGAGAAGTAATCTTTCAATGCCTGGCGATGGGACTGGAAGGCGATATTCTGGGGGATGCTTTTCGCAGGGAAAAACTTTACTTCTGAGGCGTCATCTCCTGGCGCAGGTTCTCCACTTGCGATTTCTCCCTGATAGACTATAAGGATTGCCCGGGTGCGCGGGTCGTCAGAACCTGAATAGACTCTGAAAAGGCTGGTCAACTTTATTTCTAAATTGGTCTCCTCTTTTACCTCCCTTACTGCACAATGTTCTGGAGATTCACCATATTCGATAAATCCTGCTGGCAGGCACCAATCTCCTTTATAAGGGTTATATTTTCTTCTGACCAAAACGATTTGACCTTCTTTTTCGATGATAACCCCTGCGGCAGGGGCAGGATTGCGGTATAACACAAAACCGCATACCGGACAGACTTTTCTCAGGTTATGGTCAATCTTTTTCTTGATTAGCTCTGCGCTACAGCGCGGGC encodes:
- a CDS encoding NUDIX hydrolase, with product MDKIKIKKPKPRKTWSISPVTRIKESGKVYKRKGKFSKKEEEQENDLYFKYLRKEEDFRYCPRCSAELIKKKIDHNLRKVCPVCGFVLYRNPAPAAGVIIEKEGQIVLVRRKYNPYKGDWCLPAGFIEYGESPEHCAVREVKEETNLEIKLTSLFRVYSGSDDPRTRAILIVYQGEIASGEPAPGDDASEVKFFPAKSIPQNIAFQSHRQALKDYFSAR